In Saccharicrinis fermentans DSM 9555 = JCM 21142, a genomic segment contains:
- a CDS encoding carbohydrate binding domain-containing protein yields MKIVLPELEKRDYIHRYSWFSFGLNSAPGTCSALFDSDGNYTELGQYYANFTANEECGEGVEVPPLAPVGDNLLINGDFETGDLTGWSTVGDVKGESTYQINGTASVRMTGNSASDRQLSQKITLEGGKSYALTFTGRIHNGHGAEGIKVNDNGGELYAKIKIGEGKATTLITLTEDVATTKTVNFEVPEEEIEVTVIFMKNKDIAYVDDVEVILLDN; encoded by the coding sequence ATGAAAATAGTTCTGCCGGAGCTGGAAAAACGAGATTATATTCATCGTTACTCCTGGTTTTCATTTGGTTTAAACAGTGCCCCAGGTACCTGCAGTGCCCTTTTTGATTCAGACGGTAATTATACTGAGTTAGGACAATACTATGCCAATTTTACGGCTAACGAAGAGTGTGGTGAAGGTGTTGAAGTACCCCCGCTTGCGCCAGTTGGAGATAATCTGCTGATTAATGGAGATTTTGAAACGGGTGATTTAACTGGTTGGTCCACTGTAGGTGATGTAAAAGGAGAGAGCACGTATCAAATTAATGGTACTGCATCGGTTCGTATGACAGGTAATAGTGCTTCTGATCGTCAGCTTTCACAGAAAATTACTTTGGAAGGAGGTAAATCTTATGCGCTTACTTTCACTGGTCGAATACATAACGGCCATGGTGCAGAGGGAATTAAAGTTAATGATAACGGAGGAGAGCTCTATGCCAAAATAAAAATAGGGGAAGGTAAAGCTACCACGCTTATTACGCTGACAGAGGATGTTGCTACTACGAAGACCGTAAATTTTGAAGTGCCTGAAGAAGAAATTGAGGTTACGGTCATCTTTATGAAAAACAAGGATATTGCTTATGTTGATGATGTGGAAGTAATACTTCTTGATAATTAA
- a CDS encoding glycosyl hydrolase, with protein sequence MKQLLIIINAMLWLVFVSCEDTFVTGSDAFTFNEELVAVSDTATPQLIITEKKGVCITKKNAKWPIRVSMFKPFWHYSWGNEITEYDVEGVEFVPMFWGGNVSQTGIDRMLSYKQDGLIQYVLGFNEPDSKEQSNVSVDKALETWPLLESIGLPLGSPATVNPENDWMQEFMTRSGQLGYRVDFVCVHNYGGINAQTLLDKLERVYNLYGKPIWITEFAVADWGGGFTRRK encoded by the coding sequence ATGAAACAATTACTCATTATTATAAATGCCATGTTATGGCTTGTCTTTGTTAGTTGTGAAGATACTTTTGTTACAGGAAGCGATGCGTTTACTTTTAACGAAGAGTTGGTGGCGGTGTCCGATACAGCAACACCACAGTTGATTATAACAGAAAAAAAAGGAGTTTGTATTACTAAAAAAAATGCAAAATGGCCTATTCGGGTATCTATGTTTAAACCATTTTGGCACTATAGCTGGGGAAATGAGATTACCGAGTATGACGTAGAAGGTGTAGAATTTGTTCCTATGTTTTGGGGAGGCAATGTATCACAAACCGGTATTGATAGAATGTTGAGTTATAAGCAGGACGGTTTAATTCAATACGTCTTAGGTTTCAACGAACCGGATAGTAAAGAACAAAGTAATGTCTCTGTCGATAAGGCCTTAGAGACATGGCCATTACTTGAAAGTATTGGTTTGCCTCTCGGGAGTCCGGCAACAGTTAACCCTGAAAATGATTGGATGCAAGAATTTATGACACGAAGTGGACAGTTAGGTTACCGTGTGGATTTTGTATGTGTGCATAATTATGGAGGTATTAATGCCCAGACGCTATTGGATAAATTGGAACGTGTATACAACCTTTATGGTAAACCTATATGGATTACTGAATTTGCCGTGGCAGATTGGGGGGGCGGCTTCACCAGAAGAAAATAA
- a CDS encoding uracil-DNA glycosylase, producing the protein METLKEKIINCKACKLHKTRNHAIWGEGNYNAEIMVIGEAPGADEDRIGRPFVGKSGQLLDKIFEACGFTREHHIFISNIVKCRPPDNRIPTDEEVKKCFPLLLEQINIVNPKIIIPLGATALKHLFNNPDLKITKLRGTWMEWNTHLVMPVFHPSALLRNPNLKRNTWEDFKKIIDKYREVIDANHYSAHY; encoded by the coding sequence ATGGAAACGCTAAAAGAAAAAATAATCAACTGCAAAGCATGCAAATTACATAAAACCCGCAACCATGCCATATGGGGAGAAGGGAATTATAATGCAGAAATAATGGTGATTGGTGAAGCTCCGGGTGCAGATGAAGATAGAATAGGAAGACCATTTGTAGGCAAATCAGGCCAATTATTGGATAAGATTTTTGAGGCCTGTGGTTTTACACGTGAGCATCATATTTTTATCAGCAACATTGTAAAATGCCGTCCTCCCGACAATCGGATTCCTACTGATGAAGAAGTGAAGAAATGTTTTCCGTTATTACTTGAGCAAATAAACATAGTCAACCCTAAAATTATTATTCCACTAGGAGCTACTGCGCTAAAGCACTTGTTCAACAATCCAGACTTAAAAATAACAAAGCTTAGAGGAACCTGGATGGAATGGAACACTCATTTAGTGATGCCAGTATTTCACCCTTCTGCACTATTAAGAAACCCTAATCTCAAAAGAAATACCTGGGAAGATTTTAAGAAAATTATTGATAAATACAGAGAAGTTATTGATGCAAACCATTATAGTGCACATTATTAA
- a CDS encoding RagB/SusD family nutrient uptake outer membrane protein, translating into MMRINIKHILLGFICSLCLVGCDFLDYEENSYLIEEDVFTDFSRTKNFLTDIYGRLPVDFGTIDGAIRGAGVDEAEHLYTTSGVQKYNDGSWSAINVVDSRWSEYYGAIRAANKFLINIQGQEFEEEKYNDGYPEMMKQFNNYPFEARFLRAFFYFELVKRYGDIPLYDDVLTEEEANQIGKSSFDDVIDFIVSECTDVAEVLPENYSSMPNGETGRATKGAALALKARALLYAASPLHNQNNDLSKWKEAAKAAKEVLDMSYELEPSYAGVVNNRSSKELIFERRQGNSRSFEVNNFPIGVQGGKTSTCPTQNLVDAYEMLNGDVFDWSNPLHANSPYANRDPRLTQTILYNGSIWKGKSIQTFKGGLNAPPLTNATVTGYYLKKYLIESIDIPPHVTPTNKEHVWVIFRLGEMYLNYAEAMNEAYGSPELDPDSYGMTALAAVNAIRERAMMPDFPAGMSQEEFRTRLRNERRVELAFEDHRFWDVRRWKVGEETKDIYGVEIEQDNYGIKTYTKVLIESRIFDDQMNLYPIPQQELFVNPKLLPQNAGWE; encoded by the coding sequence ATGATGAGAATTAATATCAAACATATATTATTGGGTTTTATCTGTTCCCTTTGTCTGGTGGGATGTGATTTTCTTGATTATGAAGAGAATTCATACTTGATAGAGGAAGATGTTTTTACGGATTTTAGTAGAACAAAAAACTTTTTGACCGACATATATGGTCGTTTACCTGTAGACTTTGGTACTATTGATGGTGCCATTCGTGGAGCAGGAGTTGATGAGGCAGAACATTTGTACACCACATCAGGTGTACAAAAATATAATGATGGTTCATGGTCCGCTATCAATGTTGTAGACAGTCGTTGGAGTGAATATTATGGAGCCATAAGAGCGGCTAATAAATTTTTAATAAATATCCAAGGCCAGGAATTTGAAGAGGAAAAGTACAATGATGGATATCCCGAAATGATGAAGCAATTTAATAACTATCCATTTGAAGCCCGTTTTCTTCGTGCATTTTTTTATTTTGAGTTGGTTAAACGTTATGGAGATATCCCTTTATATGACGATGTGTTAACAGAAGAAGAAGCTAATCAAATAGGAAAATCATCGTTTGATGACGTGATTGACTTTATTGTTTCGGAATGTACTGATGTTGCCGAAGTGTTGCCTGAGAACTATAGTTCTATGCCCAATGGAGAAACAGGCAGGGCCACAAAGGGTGCTGCTTTGGCACTGAAAGCTAGAGCTTTGTTGTATGCAGCAAGTCCTTTACATAACCAAAATAATGATTTGAGTAAATGGAAAGAGGCAGCTAAAGCAGCCAAAGAAGTGCTGGATATGAGTTATGAACTTGAGCCTAGCTATGCTGGTGTTGTAAACAACAGATCAAGTAAAGAGCTTATCTTTGAACGCAGACAAGGTAATTCTCGTTCTTTTGAGGTTAATAATTTTCCAATTGGTGTACAAGGAGGAAAAACCTCTACGTGCCCAACGCAAAATCTAGTGGATGCCTACGAAATGTTAAATGGTGATGTATTCGATTGGAGCAATCCATTACATGCTAACTCACCCTATGCAAATCGCGACCCTAGATTGACACAAACGATATTGTATAATGGTAGTATCTGGAAAGGAAAATCGATTCAGACCTTTAAAGGAGGATTGAATGCACCTCCATTAACGAATGCCACTGTTACTGGTTATTACCTCAAAAAATACCTCATTGAGAGTATCGATATTCCTCCACATGTTACCCCGACAAACAAAGAGCATGTATGGGTTATATTCCGTTTGGGAGAGATGTATTTGAATTATGCCGAAGCCATGAACGAAGCTTATGGGAGTCCGGAATTGGATCCAGATAGTTATGGAATGACAGCTCTTGCAGCTGTTAATGCAATACGAGAGAGGGCAATGATGCCTGATTTCCCTGCAGGGATGTCTCAGGAAGAGTTTCGCACGCGCTTGCGAAATGAACGACGTGTAGAGCTGGCCTTTGAAGATCATCGATTCTGGGATGTTCGTCGTTGGAAAGTGGGAGAGGAAACAAAAGATATTTATGGTGTCGAGATTGAACAAGATAATTATGGTATTAAAACTTACACTAAGGTATTGATAGAGAGTAGGATATTTGATGACCAAATGAATCTTTATCCCATACCGCAGCAAGAACTGTTTGTTAATCCCAAATTATTGCCGCAAAATGCTGGTTGGGAGTAA
- a CDS encoding sodium:solute symporter family transporter yields the protein MAFKDLIVFFLYILGNVGISIFLGKKIKDSDDFFAAGRQSSWWLSGLSAFMTMFSAGTFVVWGGIAFKAGFVAVTISMCLGISAMFVGYYLAGKWRKLGVSSAAEYITLRYGNWALNVYTWFNILYRLLGMAVALYSLAIVLHAIIPANWDAFFINTIGISAVNFIIIFCGIIIVAYAIFGGLWAVLLTDVLQFVILMVAVIAVIPLGFMKMGGISIFIQQAPEKFFAPVNHEFTWIFMAAWVVIHMFKIGGEWAFVQRFICVSKTKDAKKATYLFGALYFISPIIWMLPPMMYRIIDPSANFEQAYVLACKYALPEGLLGLMIASMFAATVSMIDSELNVYAGVLTKDFYKKIFKKATEKNQVVVGRILTLVLGALVTWLAILVPQMGGAENIILSITALVAGITVLPVVWGMFSKKINQQGIFMAILISAAFIILAKYGFLTSEGWFITDNPSGIFTWILNYARTIEAVLGVIIPVVVLLAIEASLKTGSKHFIPINEHCEEGENGESSLFPAKIMAVSIGILATIIALLAITATKDITSQWVLSISLYLISGGIWFSVKKKEKNRQTSVNCNN from the coding sequence ATGGCATTTAAAGATTTAATAGTATTTTTTTTATATATCCTTGGAAATGTAGGAATCAGTATTTTTTTAGGAAAAAAAATAAAAGATTCGGATGATTTCTTTGCTGCAGGCCGTCAATCATCATGGTGGCTAAGTGGCTTGTCAGCTTTTATGACCATGTTTTCTGCAGGCACTTTTGTGGTCTGGGGAGGAATAGCTTTTAAAGCTGGATTTGTTGCCGTAACCATCTCCATGTGTTTGGGGATAAGTGCCATGTTTGTGGGATATTACCTGGCAGGAAAATGGCGTAAGTTGGGCGTATCTTCAGCCGCTGAATATATTACCTTGCGATATGGAAACTGGGCATTAAATGTTTATACTTGGTTTAATATTTTGTACCGGCTGTTAGGTATGGCTGTCGCATTATATTCTTTAGCTATTGTTCTTCATGCGATTATTCCTGCAAATTGGGATGCTTTCTTTATCAATACGATTGGCATTAGTGCAGTTAACTTTATCATTATCTTTTGTGGAATCATTATTGTTGCCTATGCTATATTTGGAGGATTATGGGCCGTGTTGTTAACCGATGTATTACAATTTGTAATTCTGATGGTAGCAGTAATAGCAGTTATTCCATTGGGTTTTATGAAAATGGGAGGCATCTCAATATTTATACAGCAAGCTCCAGAGAAATTCTTTGCACCGGTAAATCATGAATTTACCTGGATATTTATGGCCGCTTGGGTCGTTATCCATATGTTTAAGATTGGTGGGGAATGGGCTTTTGTGCAACGTTTTATCTGTGTATCTAAAACTAAAGATGCAAAAAAAGCTACTTATTTGTTTGGTGCGTTATATTTCATCAGTCCTATTATTTGGATGTTGCCTCCTATGATGTACCGTATCATTGACCCATCTGCAAATTTTGAGCAAGCCTATGTGTTGGCCTGTAAATATGCACTACCGGAAGGTTTACTTGGATTAATGATTGCTTCTATGTTTGCTGCAACGGTTAGTATGATTGATTCTGAATTAAATGTTTATGCAGGTGTTTTAACCAAAGATTTTTATAAAAAGATATTTAAAAAAGCTACCGAAAAAAATCAGGTGGTTGTGGGTAGAATATTAACCCTTGTATTGGGGGCTTTAGTTACCTGGTTAGCTATTCTGGTTCCTCAAATGGGGGGAGCAGAAAATATTATCCTTTCTATTACAGCTCTGGTGGCCGGAATAACAGTATTACCTGTTGTTTGGGGAATGTTCTCTAAGAAGATTAACCAACAGGGAATTTTTATGGCCATATTAATAAGTGCAGCATTCATTATTCTTGCCAAATATGGTTTTTTGACTAGTGAAGGATGGTTTATTACGGATAATCCTTCTGGTATTTTTACTTGGATATTAAATTATGCACGTACCATTGAAGCTGTTTTGGGAGTAATCATACCTGTTGTTGTACTTTTGGCCATTGAGGCTTCTTTAAAAACGGGAAGCAAGCATTTTATTCCCATTAACGAACATTGTGAAGAAGGTGAGAACGGAGAGTCATCATTGTTTCCAGCTAAGATTATGGCTGTTTCAATTGGAAT